From Camelina sativa cultivar DH55 chromosome 20, Cs, whole genome shotgun sequence, the proteins below share one genomic window:
- the LOC104770883 gene encoding formin-like protein 9, translating to MQNFWLAIFFFLLTCAPPSPLSYASAVSLGRRHLYDYDSPLPPPLSPISPPFFPTYSASAPPPLPPSPPPPPTFAVFPTFPANISALVLPRSSKPHHASPTLLLPAISAVLAVATVLGLALFLYGRHQGRNRHVKNSHCPSSSNTSRSSYDDEQSHITTNFNMAATTSPSEVFYLNTEESDHIRTGGTFFLKQDSPEIRPLPPLPTRSFHHNNYEAEVNEEDGEEDVFFSPMASLPGSETSSPSHSCSSSCSGWVSPARSFSMTMSPPNPRYSDATNLQSPSPERLRVRKHNGNGSASLRMFSFWNQNVGFGFPRISSASTSPDRGFIRTPLSSLYSSVSTSPDGLFRKFFDSSPPIWNDFSRNVKSVLLSHSASSRRDFVINIGESSSQQSKVAATVPALPPPTRPPPIVPPSQPFVVQNDDVKKLSFSDQPPKQQHWDRLRSSSFKLDKEMVETLYIGNLSNPRDLPTLNQESKVLDPRKAQNIATLLQLLNLTTKDVCQALLDGDCDALGAELLECLLRLAPSKEEERRLKSFSDDSVIIKLGPAERFLKELLHVPFVFKRVGALLFAANFKSEIKRLRKSFSVVQVACEELSNSRMFSILLDAVLKTGNKMNVRTNHCADDADDFKLDTLLKLVDVKGVDGKSSLLRFVVQEMIKSEGSVRALEGIRNLNSELSNVKKSSDIEYGVLRSNVLKLCQGLKNIEELLLLSEESGSSGDFRERMARFLKAAAEEIVKIKIRESSTLSALEEVTEQFHGDSSKEGHTTRIFMIVRDFLSVLDNVCHEMGD from the exons ATGCAGAACTTTTGGTtggccatcttcttcttcctgctaACATGCGCACCACCGTCTCCTCTATCCTACGCATCCGCCGTTTCTCTCGGCCGTCGTCACCTCTACGACTACGATTCAccacttcctcctcctctctcccCCATTAGTCCTCCTTTCTTCCCTACCTACTCCGCCtcagctcctcctcctcttcctccatctcctcctcctcctcctacctTCGCTGTCTTCCCCACATTTCCAGCCAACATCTCCGCCTTAGTCCTCCCTCGCTCTTCTAAACCACACCACGCTTCTCCTACTCTTCTCCTTCCAGCTATCTCCGCCGTTCTTGCCGTCGCCACAGTCTTAGGCTTGGCCTTGTTTCTCTACGGACGACACCAAGGGCGAAACCGTCATGTTAAGAACAGTCATTGTCCTAGTAGCAGCAACACAAGCAGAAGCAGCTATGATGATGAACAGAGTCACATCACCACTAACTTCAATATGGCTGCTACTACATCTCCCTCAGAGGTCTTCTACCTCAATACAGAGGAATCTGACCACATTAGAACCGGAGGAACTTTTTTCTTGAAGCAAGACTCGCCGGAGATACGACCATTACCACCGTTACCAACTCGTAGCTTCCACCACAACAACTATGAAGCAGAGGTAAACgaagaagacggagaagaagatgtgTTCTTTTCACCTATGGCTTCTCTCCCTGGCTCAGAGACTTCAAGCCCATCTCATTCCTGCTCTTCCTCCTGCTCCGGTTGGGTTTCTCCAGCTAGGTCATTCTCTATGACCATGTCTCCACCAAACCCTAGATACTCAGACGCTACTAACCTTCAGTCTCCGTCACCGGAGAGACTAAGAGTAAGGAAACACAACGGAAACGGGTCGGCGTCTTTGAGAATGTTTAGCTTCTGGAATCAAAATGTGGGATTTGGGTTCCCTCGTATCTCTTCTGCTTCTACTTCACCAGACAGAGGATTCATAAGAACaccactctcttctctctactcTTCAGTTTCTACTTCTCCTGATGGGTTGTTCCGGAAGTTTTTTGATAGTTCGCCGCCGATTTGGAACGATTTTAGTCGGAATGTGAAGTCTGTTTTGCTTTCTCACTCTGCTTCATCAAGAAGAGATTTTGTTATCAACATTGGTGAATCTTCATCTCAACAGAGTAAAGTAGCAGCAACAGTTCCTGCTCTTCCTCCTCCGACCAGACCACCTCCTATTGTTCCACCGTCTCAACCTTTTGTGGTTCAAAATGATGATGTTAAGAAACTATCTTTTTCGGACCAACCTCCCAAACAGCAGCATTGGGACCGACTTAGATCGAGCTCTTTCAA ATTGGACAAGGAGATGGTAGAGACTCTGTACATTGGAAACTTGTCAAATCCAAGAGATCTTCCGACCCTAAATCAAGAAAGCAAAGTTTTAGATCCGAGAAAGGCTCAGAATATTGCTACTCTGCTCCAACTACTTAACTTAACcacaaaggatgtttgtcaaGCTCTTCTTGATG GTGACTGTGATGCACTTGGAGCTGAACTTCTCGAGTGTTTATTGAGATTGGCACctagtaaagaagaagagaggaggttGAAGAGCTTTAGTGATGATTCAGTGATCATCAAGCTTGGTCCAGCTGAGAGGTTTCTTAAGGAATTGCTTCATGTGCCTTTTGTGTTCAAACGGGTTGGTGCATTGCTCTTTGCGGCTAATTTCAAATCTGAGATCAAACGTCTCAGAAAATCATTCAGTGTTGTTCAG GTTGCTTGTGAAGAACTGAGTAACAGTAGAATGTTCTCCATACTTCTGGATGCTGTACTGAAGACAGGAAACAAGATGAATGTTAGAACAAACCACTGTGCTGATGATGCTGATGACTTCAAACTTGACACGCTCCTCAAGCTCGTTGATGTCAAGGGAGTAGATGGAAAAAGCAGTCTCTTGCGTTTTGTTGTTCAGGAAATGATAAAATCAGAAGGCAGTGTGAGAGCTTTAGAAGGCATCAGAAACCTGAATTCAGAACTGAGCAATGTCAAGAAATCATCAGACATTGAGTATGGTGTTCTAAGAAGCAATGTCTTGAAGCTTTGTCAAGGACTGAAGAACATCGAGGAGCTTTTGCTACTGAGCGAGGAGAGTGGATCAAGTGGAGATTTCAGGGAGAGGATGGCTAGATTCTTGAAAGCTGCTGCAGAGGAGATTGTGAAGATTAAAATACGAGAAAGTTCAACGCTCTCCGCATTGGAAGAAGTCACAGAGCAGTTCCATGGAGATTCTTCCAAGGAAGGTCACACAACGAGAATCTTCATGATTGTGAGAGACTTCTTGTCTGTTCTAGACAACGTATGTCACGAGATGGGAGACTGA
- the LOC104770885 gene encoding acyl-coenzyme A thioesterase 9, mitochondrial-like isoform X2 translates to MNSPRPISVVSTFASPSSPCDSTKKPLSLWPGMYHSPVTTALWEARSKIFESLLDPPVNAPPQSQLLTRTPSHSRTTIFYPFSTDFILREQYRDPWNEVRIGILLEDLDALAGTISVKHCSDDDSTTRPLLLVTASVHKIVLKKPICVGIDLKTVASVIWVGRSSIEIQLEVMQSEHNVKASSDSVALTANFIFVARDSKTGKAAPINRLSPETELEKLLFEEAEARNNLRKKKRGGDRREFDHGECKKLEAWLAEGRIFSDMPALADRNSILLKDTRLENSLICQPQQRNIHGRIFGGFLMHRAFELAFSTAYTFAGLVPYFLEVDHVDFLRPVDVGDFLRFKSCVLYTQLDKLDCPLINIEVVAHVTSPEIRSSEVSNTFYFKFTVRPEAKARNNGFKLRNVVPATEEEARHILERMDAEALNSSKQQE, encoded by the exons ATGAATTCTCCGAGACCCATCTCCGTCGTCTCCACCTTCGCCTCACCGTCCTCCCCTTGTGACTCAACTAAGAAGCCTCTGAGTTTGTGGCCTGGTATGTACCACTCACCGGTCACCACAGCTTTATGGGAAGCCAGATCCAAAATCTTCGAATCACTTCTTGATCCTCCTGTTAACGCTCCCCCACAGAGCCAGCTTCTAACCAGAACCCCTTCTCATAGCCGAACCACCATTTTCTACCCTTTCTCCACTGACTTTATTCTCCGCGAGCAGTACAGAGATCCATGGAACGAGGTCCGTATCGGGATCTTGCTTGAAGATCTCGATGCTTTAGCCGGCACTATCTCTGTCAAG CATTGTTCTGATGATGATAGCACAACGAGGCCACTCTTGCTGGTTACAGCTTCTGTTCATAAGATTGTTTTAAAGAAGCCCATTTGTGTCGGCATTGATCTCAAGACTGTTGCTTCTGTCATTTGGGTTGGTCGCTCATCTATCGAGATTCAACTCGAAGTTATGCAATCCGAACACA ATGTCAAGGCTTCTTCGGATTCGGTTGCGCTAACTGCCAACTTCATTTTTGTGGCTCGTGACTCTAAGACTGGTAAGGCTGCTCCTATCAACCGCCTTTCTCCTGAAACCGAGCTCGAGAAGCTTCTCTTTGAGGAAGCCGAAGCTAGGAAtaacttgaggaagaagaagaggggagGTGACAGAAGGGAATTTGATCATGGGGAGTGTAAGAAGCTCGAGGCTTGGTTGGCTGAAGGAAGGATTTTCTCTGACATGCCAGCTCTTGCAGACAGAAACAGCATTCTTCTTAAAGATACTCGTCTTGAGAATTCGCTTATATGCCAACCGCAGCAGAGGAACATCCATGGGAGAATCTTTGGAGGATTTTTAATGCACAGAGCGTTTGAGTTGGCTTTCTCCACAGCTTATACATTTGCTGGTCTAGTGCCCTACTTCTTAGAAGTTGATCACGTCGATTTCCTAAGACCA GTGGACGTTGGGGACTTCTTACGTTTCAAATCCTGTGTGCTTTACACTCAACTGGATAAACTGGATTGTCCGCTCATCAATATCGAAGTTGTTGCCCATGTTACAAGCCCAGAGATTCGTTCCAGTGAG GTTTCAAATACATTCTACTTTAAGTTCACTGTAAGACCAGAGGCAAAGGCCAGAAACAATGGGTTTAAGCTTCGCAATGTAGTTCCTGCCACAGAGGAGGAAGCTCGTCATATCCTGGAGCGCATGGATGCAGAAGCATTGAACTCAAGCAAACAACAAGAGTAG
- the LOC104770888 gene encoding probably inactive leucine-rich repeat receptor-like protein kinase At5g48380, with the protein MKKMAGRLVFAIFFGNSLCLLLLLSSLADANQANIDCLKTFKSQVDDPNGYLSSWDFGNQTAQGFICKFSGVTCWHDDENRVLSIKLSGFGLRGVFPQGIKLCSDLTGLDLSRNNFSGPLPSNLTDVIHLVTTLDLSYNGFSGEIPVSISNISFLNSLMLQHNQFTGQLPPQLVLLGRLKTFSVADNRLEGPIPKFNSTSINSESFANNLNLCGKPLDDCKSSNGSRGKVIIIAAVGGLTGAALVVGGVLFFYFRKMGVVRKKQDDPEGNRWAKSLMKGQKGVKVFMFKNSVSKMKLSDLMKATDEFKKDNIIGTGRTGTMYKGVLEDGTPLMIKRLQDSQRSEKELDSEMKTLGSVKNRNLVPLLGYCIANKERLLIYEYMANGYLYDQLHPADEESFKPLDWPSRLKIAIGAAKGLAWLHHSCNPRIIHRNISSKCILLTAEFEPKISDFGLARLMNPIDTHLSTFVNGEFGDFGYVAPEYSRTMVATPKGDVYSFGVVLLELVTGQKATSVTKVSEECEEESFKGNLVEWITKLSSESKLQEAIDRSLLGNGVDDEIFKVLKVACNCVLPEVPKQRPTMFEVYQLLRAIGESYNFTVDDDILIPSESGEGDFIEELIVAR; encoded by the exons ATGAAGAAGATGGCTGGTAGGTTAGTTTTTGCAATTTTCTTTGGGAATAGTCTCTGTTTGCTGCTTTTACTGTCTAGCTTGGCCGATGCAAATCAGGCCAACATTGATTGCTTGAAGACCTTTAAATCTCAAGTTGATGATCCAAATGGGTATTTGTCAAGTTGGGATTTTGGGAACCAGACTGCACAAGGTTTTATCTGCAAGTTCAGTGGTGTGACTTGTTGGCACGATGATGAGAATAGGGTTTTGAGTATTAAGCTCTCTGGTTTTGGTCTCAGAGGAGTGTTTCCTCAGGGGATTAAGCTATGTTCTGATCTGACTGGTCTAGACCTTTCTAGAAACAACTTCTCTGGACCTTTGCCATCAAACCTTACAGATGTCATTCACCTTGTTACAACTTTGGACCTCTCTTACAATGGTTTCTCTGGTGAAATCCCTGTTAGTATCTCAAACATTTcctttttgaactctcttatgCTTCAGCATAACCAGTTCACTGGTCAGCTTCCTCCTCAGTTAGTGCTACTTGGACGGCTCAAAACGTTCTCTGTGGCTGACAATCGTCTTGAAGGTCCTATCCCAAAGTTCAACAGCACCAGCATTAACTCCGAGAGTTTTGCTAATAACCTGAATTTGTGTGGTAAGCCTCTGGATGACTGTAAGAGTTCTAATGGCTCTCGTGGTAAAGTTATCATTATAGCGGCTGTTGGTGGATTGACTGGGGCTGCATTAGTCGTTGGGGGTGTTTTGTTCTTCTATTTCCGTAAAATGGGTGTTGTTAGGAAGAAGCAGGATGATCCTGAAGGAAACAGATGGGCAAAGAGCTTGATGAAAGGACAGAAAGGCGTTAAG GTTTTCATGTTTAAGAACTCGGTTTCGAAGATGAAATTAAGCGATCTTATGAAGGCAACAGATGAATTCAAGAAAGATAACATCATTGGAACAGGAAGAACAGGGACTATGTACAAAGGAGTGCTTGAAGACGGAACTCCACTTATGATAAAGAGGTTGCAGGATTCTCAACGTTCTGAGAAAGAGCTTGACTCAGAGATGAAGACTTTGGGCTCTgttaaaaacagaaacttagtcCCTCTCTTGGGCTATTGTATTGCGAACAAGGAGAGGCTTCTGATATACGAGTACATGGCAAACGGTTACCTTTATGATCAGTTACATCCTGCAGATGAAGAATCCTTTAAGCCCTTGGATTGGCCTTCAAGGTTGAAAATTGCTATTGGGGCAGCAAAAGGATTGGCGTGGCTTCATCACAGCTGCAACCCGAGGATCATCCATCGCAACATTAGCTCGAAATGCATATTATTGACTGCAGAGTTTGAGCCCAAGATCTCAGATTTCGGTCTAGCTAGGTTGATGAACCCCATTGATACCCATTTAAGCACATTCGTCAATGGAGAATTTGGGGATTTCGGTTATGTTGCTCCCGAGTATTCAAGAACCATGGTCGCAACTCCGAAAGGAGATGTCTACAGCTTCGGGGTTGTGCTTCTAGAGCTAGTAACGGGACAAAAAGCAACGAGTGTCACAAAAGTATCTGAAGAATGCGAGGAAGAAAGCTTCAAGGGGAACCTTGTGGAATGGATTACAAAGCTATCAAGTGAATCAAAACTGCAG GAAGCGATTGACAGGTCTTTACTTGGGAACGGTGTGGATGATGAGATCTTCAAAGTGCTCAAAGTAGCATGCAACTGCGTTCTACCGGAAGTACCAAAGCAGAGGCCTACCATGTTTGAAGTGTATCAGCTTCTGAGGGCCATTGGAGAGAGCTACAACTTCACCGTCGATGATGATATCTTAATCCCCTCTGAATCAGGTGAAGGCGATTTCATCGAAGAGCTCATAGTAGCTCGCTGA
- the LOC104770885 gene encoding acyl-coenzyme A thioesterase 9, mitochondrial-like isoform X1 encodes MNSPRPISVVSTFASPSSPCDSTKKPLSLWPGMYHSPVTTALWEARSKIFESLLDPPVNAPPQSQLLTRTPSHSRTTIFYPFSTDFILREQYRDPWNEVRIGILLEDLDALAGTISVKHCSDDDSTTRPLLLVTASVHKIVLKKPICVGIDLKTVASVIWVGRSSIEIQLEVMQSEHKDVKASSDSVALTANFIFVARDSKTGKAAPINRLSPETELEKLLFEEAEARNNLRKKKRGGDRREFDHGECKKLEAWLAEGRIFSDMPALADRNSILLKDTRLENSLICQPQQRNIHGRIFGGFLMHRAFELAFSTAYTFAGLVPYFLEVDHVDFLRPVDVGDFLRFKSCVLYTQLDKLDCPLINIEVVAHVTSPEIRSSEVSNTFYFKFTVRPEAKARNNGFKLRNVVPATEEEARHILERMDAEALNSSKQQE; translated from the exons ATGAATTCTCCGAGACCCATCTCCGTCGTCTCCACCTTCGCCTCACCGTCCTCCCCTTGTGACTCAACTAAGAAGCCTCTGAGTTTGTGGCCTGGTATGTACCACTCACCGGTCACCACAGCTTTATGGGAAGCCAGATCCAAAATCTTCGAATCACTTCTTGATCCTCCTGTTAACGCTCCCCCACAGAGCCAGCTTCTAACCAGAACCCCTTCTCATAGCCGAACCACCATTTTCTACCCTTTCTCCACTGACTTTATTCTCCGCGAGCAGTACAGAGATCCATGGAACGAGGTCCGTATCGGGATCTTGCTTGAAGATCTCGATGCTTTAGCCGGCACTATCTCTGTCAAG CATTGTTCTGATGATGATAGCACAACGAGGCCACTCTTGCTGGTTACAGCTTCTGTTCATAAGATTGTTTTAAAGAAGCCCATTTGTGTCGGCATTGATCTCAAGACTGTTGCTTCTGTCATTTGGGTTGGTCGCTCATCTATCGAGATTCAACTCGAAGTTATGCAATCCGAACACA aAGATGTCAAGGCTTCTTCGGATTCGGTTGCGCTAACTGCCAACTTCATTTTTGTGGCTCGTGACTCTAAGACTGGTAAGGCTGCTCCTATCAACCGCCTTTCTCCTGAAACCGAGCTCGAGAAGCTTCTCTTTGAGGAAGCCGAAGCTAGGAAtaacttgaggaagaagaagaggggagGTGACAGAAGGGAATTTGATCATGGGGAGTGTAAGAAGCTCGAGGCTTGGTTGGCTGAAGGAAGGATTTTCTCTGACATGCCAGCTCTTGCAGACAGAAACAGCATTCTTCTTAAAGATACTCGTCTTGAGAATTCGCTTATATGCCAACCGCAGCAGAGGAACATCCATGGGAGAATCTTTGGAGGATTTTTAATGCACAGAGCGTTTGAGTTGGCTTTCTCCACAGCTTATACATTTGCTGGTCTAGTGCCCTACTTCTTAGAAGTTGATCACGTCGATTTCCTAAGACCA GTGGACGTTGGGGACTTCTTACGTTTCAAATCCTGTGTGCTTTACACTCAACTGGATAAACTGGATTGTCCGCTCATCAATATCGAAGTTGTTGCCCATGTTACAAGCCCAGAGATTCGTTCCAGTGAG GTTTCAAATACATTCTACTTTAAGTTCACTGTAAGACCAGAGGCAAAGGCCAGAAACAATGGGTTTAAGCTTCGCAATGTAGTTCCTGCCACAGAGGAGGAAGCTCGTCATATCCTGGAGCGCATGGATGCAGAAGCATTGAACTCAAGCAAACAACAAGAGTAG
- the LOC104770886 gene encoding probably inactive leucine-rich repeat receptor-like protein kinase At5g48380 has translation MMVCKVFAIFFGNSLCLLLLLSSLADANQANIDCLKTFKSQVEDPNGYLSSWEFGNQTAQGFICKFSGVTCWHDDEDRVFSIMLSGYGLGGVFPQGIKLCSDLTHLDLSRNNFSGPLPSYISLYSPVITTLDLSYNSFSGEIPMLISNITFLNTLQLHHNQFTGTLPPQLGQLRRLNTFSVADNRLEGPIPKFNSASITSESFANNLNLCGKPLVSG, from the coding sequence ATGATGGTGTGTAAGGTTTTTGCAATTTTCTTTGGGAATAGTCTATGTTTGCTGCTTCTACTGTCTAGCTTGGCCGATGCGAATCAGGCCAACATTGATTGCTTGAAGACCTTTAAATCTCAAGTAGAGGATCCAAATGGGTATTTATCAAGTTGGGAGTTTGGGAACCAGACTGCACAAGGTTTTATCTGCAAGTTCAGTGGTGTGACTTGTTGGCATGATGATGAGGATAGGGTTTTCAGTATTATGCTCTCTGGTTATGGTCTCGGAGGAGTGTTTCCTCAGGGGATTAAGCTATGTTCTGATTTGACTCATCTAGACCTTTCTAGAAACAACTTCTCTGGACCTTTACCATCCTACATTTCCTTGTACTCTCCAGTTATTACGACTCTAGACCTATCCTACAATAGTTTTTCTGGTGAGATCCCTATGTTGATCTCAAACATTACTTTTCTGAACACTCTTCAGCTTCATCATAACCAGTTCACGGGTACTCTTCCTCCCCAGCTAGGGCAACTTAGACGGCTCAACACGTTCTCAGTGGCTGACAATCGTCTCGAAGGTCCAATCCCAAAGTTTAACAGTGCCAGCATTACCTCAGAGAGTTTTGCTAATAACCTGAATCTGTGCGGTAAGCCTCTGGTCTCTGGATGA